A window of Cyprinus carpio isolate SPL01 chromosome A6, ASM1834038v1, whole genome shotgun sequence genomic DNA:
tttttttttttttactttaaaccattgctttaaaatgactttttcagTTGAGAAAGAAATACTGTGGATTTTTTAGATGGCAGCAGCAGTTTGAAGTTGAAAATGTcttagtgatggatttgtttattacaaacacacagcatacttacattacttgtggattactatgatgtttttatcagctgtttggactctcattctgacagcacccattcactgcagtggatccattgggGTGCAGGTGATGTAATGcgatatttctccaaatcttttcctatgaagaaacaatgtcatctacatcttggatggcctgagggtgagtaaatattcagtttagggtgaactgttcctttaaggaaaAACTAGTTTCTTATGTTATATAATGAAATAAGGCATATAGGGAGATGAAAATGCACTGCAAAGGAATGAACCAAGTTAGCTTCATctgtattatattacttttatatttcagAAAGCAAATTCTTTCACAGCACCAGCAGGAGAGTGTGTCTTTGGAGAAGGTGATGTTTTCCATGGAAAAGCATTACACTGATCTTGACAGtcgtaatcaaattaaaaaaacaggtACTGATTTcattatgtatacatttattcagatgttgttatccaaagctacttacaaatgtgGAACATCACAAACAGTTTGTCATCGTTCCAACTATATTCAtaggttttattaaaaactagATACAACAGAGATGAAATACAGAAAAGGAGATGGTCTTGGTTTACAAGATCTTAATTATTGCATTAACCTATGTATGCACTTACTATATTCCACTAATTATATATGCAATGCAATATAAATTGGATTACATAAATACAGATTTCACACATGCAAGAAtttgtaaaatgtacaatattcAACAAACAATTAAGACACAATCATGggtttaatgtaaaataatgatgCTGGTTTTGAATCTGCAGAACAAAGAGGATAAGCAAACAGTGAAAGATCAGATGGAAGGGGTTGTGGAAAAACTGTGGCGGGAACACACATAAAAAGCACATTCAGAAGTTGCAGGTCAGACAAAACTCTAGTGTGGTAGCTGACTACTTTGAAGAAGCTATACTGTATATTTCCAGTTGTGTTGTTTCAtagttttgattttattgcaatttcaaatgtgaaaaatgtgttcAAACATTTGCAGGAGTCCATCTCTGCTCTGCGCTGTCAAATGGGAGAAACAGCTCAACAGCTTCATTCAGGCCGTGATGAGCTTGCCCAGAAAGTTCAACATTTCAGAGTCCAGCTCGCTGAGGGCCAAACCATTCGGAGAAAGCAGCTCACCAAACTTACCATTCAAAGCAGCAATGCTACTAAAAAACTGCAGGAGATTGCATCCATGGTATGTTTATTACATTCTCATTTTTtgagttcactcaaaaattgaaTTTTTCCAATATTCTCAAGCAAAaatttatatcaatataaaaaatcTCCAGTCAAACATGCCATGAAAGAGACTTagtcatattaaaaaatgtaataataaagttCAAAGTATAAGGAAATTGCAGTGTTGTTATGCTTATAGCAAATTGGTCATGGCATGTCATATAATAACTGATTTTGGTCTATAAAGGTTGGTTTGGTTGTGCAATGAAGCCTGAAATAAGACTTGTCATCTAGGCAGATCCTTCAAGTTCTTAAAAGAGGGAAAAGCTGCTTCTTGTATCATAAGAAGACGCACAAGAGAAATATCTTTTCACAATCCAATGAATatcaaatgaaaaaacaacaacattattttctcAATGGATATCCAGTTTCACTTAGAAATCTAGCACATTGTGGACCCTTTCATGctgattaatttctttaatttggtGAGCAGCATTTATTGACTTTTGACTTCCTCTGTCACCAGCTAATGCATGATTTTTTGCCTCTTGGGAAGTTCTGGCAACGTTACAACAAGGTTCAACTTGAATATTTGTGTCTGTAATGAGAGAGAAAATGCTTCTGTTACAGGAGAATGAACGACTGAGGCTCTATCTGAAGCAAGTTTTCGGCAACAGAAGCTTCTGGTGGTGTTGTCTCATACTCTACAGGACTCTGCTGCCACTGAGAGAAGCACTATGTGGTCCAAGAAGCAGCAAATGTTGTGCAGAAACAGTTTTCGGGAATAAAACTTGAATGTGTACAGCAAAAGTCAATTATTTTCACAACAattcattaattatgattaaaCCAAATATCTCAttacatttcttaataaaaataaaatttcaccaGATACTATCTTCACAGCTTTTTCTTGCATCTGTATATCAACTATGTTCTAGAGAAAAAAAGCAGTAATTCTGTGCCCTGAAATTCTGATATTGATTCTGTGGATTTGCTGCAACACAATTGACTGCTGAAGGTTTGTCTGCATTTTTCAAACTCCTTGACCTGGAGCAAATGGTATTATCTTTCTACTTTTTCTTCCATTGACATGTATGTTGGACAAAGATGCTAATCACAAATTTGCATGAGGGACTTTAAAAATCTCAGTTGGTTGCAGCAGTATAGATTAATCAAACAGGTTTGTTTCATTCTCTCAACAAACGTCCTCTCAATACATCACAAAGACAGGTCGATGCATCTTAGAATGTAAGGTGAAGTTCATTCAGTCATTATTGACAAATAAGCCCAGCTATAAATACATGAGCTCTCTCTCAATCATAGATGCATGACTAGATGATTGAAAACCTTCAGACGTTGATGCATGATGTCCTTAAATTCTGTTCTGCTGTATATAATCTAGTGCGACAACAGCACAACAAATAACATGAAGCTATGTTTTATGGAGCTTGTTTTTCTAATATAGAACATTTATGATCAGAAACAACACACtgtgaaaaatgaaaactgaatgtaaatgaaaaatattgcaatataatatttataaatataatatgtataaatatttatgccAACATAATGTATTGAGATTTTTTGCTTTATGTTGAAATATCTTCAGTACTTTGTAATTTAGCCAAATTGTTGCATTAAAATGTTAGCAAGATACATATACTCCAAATTTATACTTAAACTGGCCTTAAAAAGCTTTTAACTCtgaataattataaattagaaatctgttcttttaaatattaataataattcacaattttatagtattttccattaaaaataaatgtagccttggggAATATAAGAGaactcaatatttaatttatatatttaattgaaacAGGTAATGGATGATATATCAAAAATGTTTGAGGCAGAATGTTTAGGCTTAACACTGTGtgagtacattaaaaaaaataacaaataaaaataaaaatctctgcTTCCTCACTATTTATACTTTCAAATACTTCTAAATACTCCTAAGAAGAAATAGTtgaaatactttttggggccactgtacatACTAATGCACCTTTTTTAAGTGGCTCTATAAAAGCATATGTTCAGTGACTTAAATATAAACACAGGACAGTTTGAATCGAAAGttttaatgagagaaaaaaaaatagaaagcatcaaacaaagctttatttaaatagtttattctTTTTGGCTTTGATCTTATTTCTTCTTGCTTTTCTTGTCTTTGCTCTTCTTCTTGCCGTGAGGTTGGGCATGTGCTTTGTTGTAGAGGTAGAGACCCACTAAACCCAGTAAAGTGGGAACCAGTGCCAAGCACAAAAGAGGCAAGATGTCATTAACTAGCTTCTGCCACGCCGTTTTCTGGGACAGAGAGATCACCTCCACCTCAAACTCAAGAGTGCTGTCCCCTGTGAGGAAATAGAGATGGAGAAATCAAGAATAGATTAATCATCACATGGAATgcgatttaaagggacagtcctcccaaaaatgaaaattctgtcattgtttactcacccagaacctgtatgactttctgtcttctgtggaacatgaaagatgATATGAGGAATATGATGATTGAGGAACGTTGGTCACCAAACAGTTTTGGCTCCCATTGACTtccgttttgttttttgtccttacaatgaaagtcaatgggaactgaaactgtttggttaccaacgttctttaaacaatattttttaatgttctacaGAAGattgaaagtcatacaggttctgaacgacatgaggatgagtaaatgatgtcagaattttcagttttgggtgaactttccctctAATCATCCAAAATAAGTATCATTATTACCAGCTTTACTGGCTTTAAAGCCACTTTAAATGTATGACCATGGTACCTGGAATGGTTGGAGGGAATCCTCTCTTTCCATATGCGAGATGAGCTGGAATCGTGGCCTTGATTTTTTGTCTGTGCAAAAACATAGACAGAAAAGACTGAAAAAGGGCTTTAAAGAGGGGGATTCAGACCTTTACTTGCAGTAGTCTTGAACATATTATTCAATCACTGTACTTTTACCGTCTCTGCCTACACGTATTGCCACAATTCTACATTCTCAAGCAACATACTTACCCTTCACACAATCCGACCAGGGCTTGTTCTAGACCTGCCAAgcaaaataacatgttttaaagAGATATACAATTGTGGAAAAAAGCACATATTTTCCGTGTATTTTcatggttttataaaaaaaaaaaaaaaaaaacatgaccttAGTTATTATAACCATCTTTCTCAAATTCAAAATTACATGACAGTCACTCTTAACTATACAAAACTGTATTCAGCCTAAagatgttgtgttgtgtttctgttgttATGAACATAACGTCATTTGGGATTCAACTGCAGTTTCTGAGCTTCATACCTGTGATGACAGACCTCCTGCCCAACTCTACGACCAGAGGATCACGAGACAAAGAGGTGTCAATCACCTTCCCGTCCAATAATCGACCCTGCACAGGACAGGAAAAATGGTGTTGCAGGTTAGTTGAATCAATTTTTATGTAGATACAGCAAATTATTTGTTGTACATACATATAGAACCAGacttaataaaaaagtaataaaatataataaaagttgaCAGCCACCAGGTCAGTGCCAGGCTGCTGGAAATGTGGATTCACTTGTAATAGGTTTGGAAACACTGGTGTAAtacaaagacaaaatatataaagaagGTGTGTTTTAATAATCAGGCTGGGGCATGTGTTTTACATgctgaaatttaaaaacattaattacaatATCTGCTGACCAAAACAATAGTTTGATATATTTGTGTGTgaatatttgtgtatatgtgcatGACATTTacctttgaatggtagcatatatttaattgaaacaaaaaaaaattgtttgagaCAGTATGAATCTACAGTTTAAGCTAAACATTGTttgaagaaattatatatatatatatatatatatatatattatatatatatatatatatatatagatatatttatatatatacatgatacatatatatatatatatatatatatatatatatacacatacatatatatatatatatatacacgtacatatatatatatatatatatatatatatatatatatatatatatatatatatatatatatatatatcattaatatactattatagatatattaataatttttaatgatttttttaatagtttctgtTTTAGATAGATGTCACAAAATGTATTCAGGtgttaaattaattgtttagtaaattctgttttcctttctatttttggtaGCGAAGACTTTGAGGTACTGACTTAATCTAAGAACTACTCACgggagtgtaaaaaaaaaaaaaaaaaaaaaaaaaaaaaactctttaagtCTCCCCTTATATGCTGATATGTGCATTTCCTCGAGTCCGAATCAGCGCTGCTCGCCTTGACTCAAATGATGACGTGTTGCTCCGCCTCCTCCACAACATTCGGTTTCGCTTAAAACTGTTACAAATAACTGCATTTCATGGTGGAACATGGTGACTCCACGACGAACTTCTATTCTGTATGAACTTAAGAGGAATGTGTTCATCGTGTTCATCTTTCTCACGCACTGCATTACAACTCTATGTTCTGTCAGATATGGCGAGTCCAGATGTCAGCTTGAGTCTGCCACATCACCGAACGATTTCATGTGCAAATATCCCCCCAAGAATCCATTTTGCCGTCTTTTATGTCATAATACCAAGAAATTCCATTAAGAGGTACCTCGTTTTATAACATAATATGTTGTAAAGGCGCAGCGCGTCGCACTTATTACCGTGTAATGGATCTGAAGCGTGTCTCCCATCTCGGATGTAATCGTGCATGTCTCCGGCTTCACCTAAAATggttaaaaacataatattgagGAAATCTTAAAGAGTGGACGTCGTATTGCAAAGGAAATTAAACGCGCAATACATCGAATGTACCAAGAAAAATGCAACATTGTGAATATGCATGTTTGCAGTGAGAAGTGAATGCGAGTCGCTACGTGGACTCTTGTAGTAATAGTCACTCtagtcattcattaaaaaaaacttgacccaACTTACCAATGTCTCCACAACCAACTGTTCGATCACGCTTTCTTTGCTATCTCCGTCCTCAGCCGCAACAAATGTTAAAGCTGCGAGAAAAACCAAGGCGATCCCTGTCCGAATTCGCATTGTATCTCACGTTATGAGACAAATCAGCACCAACAATAACCACAGAAAGGATCAAAGGTAGTCTAGAGGCTCACTTCCGTCACGAGAGTCGCCCCAATGCAGCCTGCGGCGCAGAGAGAGCCAAGAAGCCACTGAGGCGAGATGCCAGGTAAAGCTGATGTGTTATTATAGGGAATGATAACGGCGGGGTTAGACGACCCTGGAACACTGGACCAGTACTTGGGAAACTGGAATCCCCGCCTCATAATCCGCCAGCAGTCTCTCCACATGGCTGCTGCTGGTGGAGCACACCCCACTAGAGGGCGCATGATCTGCTGAGGTTTAGAAAAGCACTGCAATGCAAaaggaactgcaaaaataatagtTGTTGTCAAACAAGTTTCCAAAGAGCCCCGCCCCGTTCAACCGATGAGCAAAGAGCATGAAGATGATCAGAAAAGTACGCACTTCATCTTTAAGATGATTTTCTTTACAATAAACTTAAATGACAATAAACATAGACAAATGACAAAGGTATAAATTTTAATCTATAGGTCATTATGCTTTATCACCATAAGCTGTAAAGTAAGCTGTAGCATCTGCTGTAAGTATAGCctaattatttgcttattttaattcacatttgGTTGACaatcttgttttttaaatatatttaaggtaTCTATGAGTTATCAAGTTATCTTTGCTTGGACTAgaccagttttattttagtatcactagtttttgtgaatatttttaattagattttatcttttgttttctatttttcattgtaattttaggtctagttttagtaatttctcgtgtattttgttatttgaattagttttgagtttttattaaaatatatctatGTAGTTCAtcttaagttttagtttttagttagttaatttagtttagtttatttagttttagttattttagtgcttcagcttaaactaaactaaaacgagaaatgctgccttggcaagcagctgaaataaaatattttaaaatatatatatttcagttagtagcatttatttaattttaagtaatgacattttgtaatggttttagttaagtTTAAAGATAACAACCCTGCTGGAGTAGACTGCCATGATGTAAGGTACTAAACTATTAGATATTAAGCGGTCAAAAACAAATGCAGGCCTACATAGTTTATGCTTCAATAATATAACAACAGTGCTAGATATCTGCTAAGAATTTCCTGTAAAGTAGTAGTTTGAAGGAGTGTAGTAAAACACCTCAGGCGTTTCCTTGACATGTCATTTAGTTGACCTGACTGGAGGCAGTCTCAAGATGCGAAAACCAAACATCGCGAGAAATCCCCTTCGCAGCCTGCGCTGTGGCGTAAACTCTCGTGAgatcttctctctgtctctccgtGTCCAAAATCGGCTGGTGTCAACTCGCAAGGTAATCCAGATACGTTCAGTTGTTATGATTGCTTTAAAATGAAGCACTTCGAAGTGGTTCTGGCTggttgaaatgttgttttggtaaAATATGCCAGCGCGTCTTATATTACTGCTAGAAATAAAAAGGCGAAAGGCCTTCCGCGATGCACGTACCGTCCCTATCTCTCCAAATGAATGAAGATGTGTATCACAGATGATGTGCTGCCTTACGCCTCTCAAGACATTATGATGGTTCGTATTGCGCTCGGGTTTTGATTGATACCGGTTTGCTTTTCCATGAATTGCAGTGATCTTGCATAAGAATAATTTCATCCATCTGCTTCGTGCCAAACGCCTCTCTTCACGGAGAAGCTCCGATCTTTGTATCCTACGCCGACATTGTCAAAGGGTCGTAGGCCTTTATGAGCTCCAACAGACCGGCAGTAATCTAAATAGTTAATTTAGAgtcatattcatgtttttaaagaccATTGTATTAGATATAACGTGGATATCTATGTAGCGCAGTCGTTTTTCGTTGTCTCGTGACTTAAAAACATCGTTGGGGTCTCTTGCACGGGTTTGAGGAAACCTGGGTTTGTCGAATCATTCAGAAACAAGGAAGCCTTTTAAAAACGATTAagactgttacaaaaaaaataaaaaataaataaataataacactcgtgatgtgttttgtgtggaaGGGGTTTGCTGGAGGTGGGTCGGGGcgtcagcaccatggacagctcaTCCGGAGTCAGACCCCGAACAGCAACATTATCAgattactgtttatcacaaccaCCTTCTCGTATTACTGTCTTAGTCGACACATTTACATGTGCATGAAGTATTGTTTATTGCTGGTTATGCACCTTTAATATTGTTAGACTTTGTCTTGATTTTATGTAGGGGAGGCCATGGCACGTTGTCGCACTTTTACCTCTGTCAGTTTTACTCAGAATAGGTTTGATTTTAAAAGTCAGTTTCTTTCTAGGCATGTTTTGCTACTGAAAATCTATCAATCATTTCCAGTTTGGCTAGGAAAAAGATACAGTTTAAGACACTTTGACATTTTGTGACAGCATAACCCAATAGCAGGGCattgtgacattaaaaatatggacatggtattttttttaggggtttttttttcagcaaaatgtcttttttgaaacacaaaacaagtcATGTAAAAgcaaacatgtaaaatgtaaatttttttttttttttaaattacaacatttaaaacatttgagaAAATATGCGGACATGAAATGTTTATATAAGTCCTGACTAAGCACACAGTTTAATGTTTTCAGTTGAAATCTGaatgtgtaaataatgttttttttttttttaaataatgttttgttttagccTGGATTTGTTAAAGCAGCAGTTATAACAAGTATATGATGATTGGTATTTTAGTTAGAAGGTCagaatttaccaaaaaaaaaaaaaaatctattttaaaggaattgttcacccaaaactgaaaatttgctgaatatttactcaccctcaggccatccaagatatagaagagtttgtttcttcttcagaacagatttggagaaatgtagcattacatcagttgctcactaatggatcctctgcagtgaatgggtgccatcagaatgagagtccaaagagctgataaaaacaacaataatccacaagtgatccaaaccactccagtccatcaattaacatatgttttttatatttgtaaaaaaaaaaaaaattacaattttttaacGTAAAACtattgtttccagctaaaatacttcttagtccataattcataataacaactcttccagtgaaaaagtccattccctATTTTCCTCtcacaccaaaacacaacaaaatccactgacatatgtttagaactatttttgcTATGCATaattctcttctgattcagacaagattactttttcactggagagagcaatattatggatagaagactcatattttagccagaagcaatagtttgaattattgaacaccataatgatggatttgttgaCTGCAAACATGCAGCCTTTTCACTTCACAACATTTTAATTGACGGACTGgtgtcatgtggattacttgtggattattgtgatgtttttatcagctgtttggactctcattctgacggcacccattcactgcagaggatccagtggtgagtaagtgatggaatgctacatttctccaaatctgttctgatgaagaaacaaactcaaacacacctTGGATTGCACTGTGTGACTAGCCCCAGCCTCACTTTAAGAAGCATCATTTAAAATTTAAGCCTCATACTTTGACATTCATGAATTAGGACAATGCGGTTATCAGGGAATGTGTTCTACATCTCAAGTAACTCCATCTGGGAATGTTCAGGGATGACTAGTGGGGGTTCATGTGAAGGCGGGATATGAGAGGGATAAACAGATTGCAGTATAGCCTGAAGACATGGCAGGATCATAGTTTCTTCAGTTCAGTGTGTGTAGTTGTTAACATTCTTGTAGTTTGTACACATAAAGCATACTAGTGAAGATCAGAAATGTATACACACATTCATCAGCGTCATGCTCATTCAACCGccccctcagaattctgagaCTTGCAACCTCCAAATGAGTCTTTGATAATTAGTTGCACGGTTACAGTGAGTGCAAGAATGTTTGACTGAAACGTTCAGATTGCACAGATCATCATCAGTCCAGTTGAATCACACCTTATGTAGATCATTTGCTGTAATATGAGGGTTCATATTTGTATCTAAAGGGAGCATATTTCTACATATCAGTACCTAAAactgtacatattagtacctaaaaggaacaagtaccttttgaaaaggtatcgCCCTAGTGACAGctattgtacctttttttctgagagtgataaagcaataagccccaagaagccgtggtttacagtgaatttataacagctaaaggCAAAAGttacacaaaacataaaacaaaaaataacatttcatctTCTTTTTCCCTTTCCAGGACTCTAGATTCTTTTTCTCAGCTATATAACCTTGTTTCTCAAGGCTTTCAGTGTTTTACCTCAGTGGATTGTTCCACACCAAGGACTCACAGCTTTCTGGATTGTGATTGGCTAGACGAAGCAAAACATTGAATCATGGGGAATATTTTTGGCAATCTGCTGAAGAGTCTGATAGGGAAGAAAGAGATGCGAATTCTGATGGTTGGATTAGATGCTGCTGGTAAAACCACCATCCTTTACAAACTGAAGCTGGGAGAGATCGTGACCACCATCCCAACCATTGGTAAAATCCTTCTCTTATTTAATGCTATTGTTATGTTGACTTTGTTACAATACTGTTAT
This region includes:
- the LOC109055408 gene encoding peptidyl-prolyl cis-trans isomerase FKBP11-like: MRIRTGIALVFLAALTFVAAEDGDSKESVIEQLVVETLVKPETCTITSEMGDTLQIHYTGRLLDGKVIDTSLSRDPLVVELGRRSVITGLEQALVGLCEGQKIKATIPAHLAYGKRGFPPTIPGDSTLEFEVEVISLSQKTAWQKLVNDILPLLCLALVPTLLGLVGLYLYNKAHAQPHGKKKSKDKKSKKK